Proteins co-encoded in one Coregonus clupeaformis isolate EN_2021a chromosome 5, ASM2061545v1, whole genome shotgun sequence genomic window:
- the LOC121557165 gene encoding uncharacterized protein LOC121557165 isoform X2 — protein sequence MAQLSQKGGLCNMKMLLLAVIFCLLSPVAANVLVSSEHKTLMPVKDHPILNNPDATKEQVDSLRVKDYSSPGNVGQLTKGYSSKNVKDPPDFVEPLISAPEHKPLMPVKDHSVQNNPDATKETNFKSLLEQLESLRVKDDSSPGNVGQLTKGYSSKNVKDPPDFVESLPLISVPEHKPLMPVKDHSVQNNPDATKETNFKSLLEQLESLRVKDDSSPEHRPLMPVKDHPVQDIPNVAKWTKMVQVDQMLEQLQRMKDDTFPGKAKVPQMLVEKRIPYLQAYKQKALQGDNNVFKENLQAPAPKAQKSTLKIKPRVNILTDPSYSEPLVKVNLILGLVFYGFIVIVVLYDAVRISKEARRRSDAIATARLKKREPATAEPQTLASRVRESISSRFGLKQASSTPQCAPISDDSAKELQKSKEFISTKDKSESEKRPGKSAVSLRECEPPLPSIPDNFLVPDSEPAIQVALNPFDTKLAKVVSDNAEASNYEATEKPCYTQSGLTEVCVN from the exons ATGGCACAGCTCTCCCAGAAGGGTGGGCTGTGCAACATGAAGATGTTATTGTTGGCTGTTATTTTCTGTCTCCTTTCGCCTGTTGCTGCAAATGTGTTGGTGTCTTCAGAGCACAAGACTTTGATGCCAGTGAAGGACCACCCTATTCTGAACAACCCTGATGCTACAAAAGAACAAGTTGATAGTTTACGGGTGAAAGACTATTCTTCTCCAGGTAATGTGGGCCAGTTGACAAAAGGATATTCCTCAAAAAATGTCAAAGACCCCCCGGACTTTGTAGAGCCCCTGATTTCTGCTCCAGAGCACAAGCCGTTGATGCCAGTGAAGGACcactctgttcagaacaaccctgaTGCTACAAAAGAGACCAATTTTAAGTCATTGCTGGAACAACTTGAGAGTTTACGGGTGAAAGACGATTCTTCTCCAGGTAACGTGGGCCAGTTGACAAAAGGATATTCCTCAAAAAATGTCAAAGACCCCCCGGACTTTGTAGAGTCCCTGCCCCTGATTTCTGTTCCAGAGCACAAGCCGTTGATGCCAGTGAAGGACcactctgttcagaacaaccctgaTGCTACAAAAGAGACCAATTTTAAGTCATTGCTGGAACAACTTGAGAGTTTACGGGTGAAAGACGATTCTTCTCCAG AGCACAGGCCTTTGATGCCAGTGAAGGACCACCCTGTTCAGGACATCCCCAATGTTGCAAAATGGACCAAAATGGTGCAAGTGGACCAGATGCTGGAACAACTTCAGAGGATGAAAGATGATACTTTCCCAGGTAAAGCTAAAGTCCCACAGATGCTTGTGGAGAAACGTATTCCTTATCTACAGGCTTACAAGCAAAAAGCATTGCAAGGTGACAACAACGTCTTCAAAGAAAATCTTCAGGCTCCAGCTCCAAAAGCTCAGAAGAGCACCCTGAAGATCAAACCCAGAGTCAACATATTGACTGACCCTTCTTACTCCGAGCCACTTGTGAAGGTGAACCTGATTTTGGGGCTCGTTTTCTATGGCTTCATCGTAATAGTGGTTCTCTATGATGCTGTGAGAATCTCCAAGGAGGCTAGAAGGCGATCTGATGCTATTGCCACTGCCAGGTTGAAGAAAAGGGAACCAGCCACCGCTGAACCACAGACACTGGCATCCAGAGTTCGGGAGAGCATCTCTTCACGGTTTGGTTTGAAACAAGCATCATCCACACCACAGTGTGCCCCCATTTCTGACGATTCTGCAAAAGAGTTGCAGAAGTCAAAGGAGTTCATCTCCACTAAGGACAAATCTGAGTCGGAAAAGAGACCTGGAAAGAGTGCTGTCAGCCTGAGAGAGTGTGAGCCGCCTCTGCCTAGCATCCCAGATAACTTCCTTGTGCCTGACTCTGAGCCTGCCATCCAGGTGGCATTGAACCCATTCGACACCAAGCTAGCCAAAGTTGTATCTGACAATGCTGAGGCATCCAACTACGAGGCAACCGAGAAGCCCTGCTACACACAGTCTGGGCTCACTGAGGTTTGCGTCAATTAA
- the LOC121557165 gene encoding uncharacterized protein LOC121557165 isoform X3, which produces MAQLSQKGGLCNMKMLLLAVIFCLLSPVAANVLVSSEHKTLMPVKDHPILNNPDATKEQVDSLRVKDYSSPEHKPLMPVKDHSVQNNPDATKETNFKSLLEQLESLRVKDDSSPGNVGQLTKGYSSKNSKEPSELVEPLISVPEHRPLMPVKDHPVQDIPNVAKWTKMVQVDQMLEQLQRMKDDTFPGKAKVPQMLVEKRIPYLQAYKQKALQGDNNVFKENLQAPAPKAQKSTLKIKPRVNILTDPSYSEPLVKVNLILGLVFYGFIVIVVLYDAVRISKEARRRSDAIATARLKKREPATAEPQTLASRVRESISSRFGLKQASSTPQCAPISDDSAKELQKSKEFISTKDKSESEKRPGKSAVSLRECEPPLPSIPDNFLVPDSEPAIQVALNPFDTKLAKVVSDNAEASNYEATEKPCYTQSGLTEVCVN; this is translated from the exons ATGGCACAGCTCTCCCAGAAGGGTGGGCTGTGCAACATGAAGATGTTATTGTTGGCTGTTATTTTCTGTCTCCTTTCGCCTGTTGCTGCAAATGTGTTGGTGTCTTCAGAGCACAAGACTTTGATGCCAGTGAAGGACCACCCTATTCTGAACAACCCTGATGCTACAAAAGAACAAGTTGATAGTTTACGGGTGAAAGACTATTCTTCTCCAG AGCACAAGCCGTTGATGCCAGTGAAGGACcactctgttcagaacaaccctgaTGCTACAAAAGAGACCAATTTTAAGTCATTGCTGGAACAACTTGAGAGTTTACGGGTGAAAGACGATTCTTCTCCAGGTAACGTGGGCCAGTTGACAAAAGGAtattcctcaaaaaattctaaagaGCCCTCGGAGCTTGTAGAGCCCCTGATTTCTGTTCCAGAGCACAGGCCTTTGATGCCAGTGAAGGACCACCCTGTTCAGGACATCCCCAATGTTGCAAAATGGACCAAAATGGTGCAAGTGGACCAGATGCTGGAACAACTTCAGAGGATGAAAGATGATACTTTCCCAGGTAAAGCTAAAGTCCCACAGATGCTTGTGGAGAAACGTATTCCTTATCTACAGGCTTACAAGCAAAAAGCATTGCAAGGTGACAACAACGTCTTCAAAGAAAATCTTCAGGCTCCAGCTCCAAAAGCTCAGAAGAGCACCCTGAAGATCAAACCCAGAGTCAACATATTGACTGACCCTTCTTACTCCGAGCCACTTGTGAAGGTGAACCTGATTTTGGGGCTCGTTTTCTATGGCTTCATCGTAATAGTGGTTCTCTATGATGCTGTGAGAATCTCCAAGGAGGCTAGAAGGCGATCTGATGCTATTGCCACTGCCAGGTTGAAGAAAAGGGAACCAGCCACCGCTGAACCACAGACACTGGCATCCAGAGTTCGGGAGAGCATCTCTTCACGGTTTGGTTTGAAACAAGCATCATCCACACCACAGTGTGCCCCCATTTCTGACGATTCTGCAAAAGAGTTGCAGAAGTCAAAGGAGTTCATCTCCACTAAGGACAAATCTGAGTCGGAAAAGAGACCTGGAAAGAGTGCTGTCAGCCTGAGAGAGTGTGAGCCGCCTCTGCCTAGCATCCCAGATAACTTCCTTGTGCCTGACTCTGAGCCTGCCATCCAGGTGGCATTGAACCCATTCGACACCAAGCTAGCCAAAGTTGTATCTGACAATGCTGAGGCATCCAACTACGAGGCAACCGAGAAGCCCTGCTACACACAGTCTGGGCTCACTGAGGTTTGCGTCAATTAA
- the LOC121557165 gene encoding uncharacterized protein LOC121557165 isoform X1 has protein sequence MAQLSQKGGLCNMKMLLLAVIFCLLSPVAANVLVSSEHKTLMPVKDHPILNNPDATKEQVDSLRVKDYSSPEHKPLMPVKDHSVQNNPDATKETNFKSLLEQLESLRVKDDSSPGNVGQLTKGYSSKNVKDPPDFVESLPLISVPEHKPLMPVKDHSVQNNPDATKETNFKSLLEQLESLRVKDDSSPGNVGQLTKGYSSKNSKEPSELVEPLISVPEHRPLMPVKDHPVQDIPNVAKWTKMVQVDQMLEQLQRMKDDTFPGKAKVPQMLVEKRIPYLQAYKQKALQGDNNVFKENLQAPAPKAQKSTLKIKPRVNILTDPSYSEPLVKVNLILGLVFYGFIVIVVLYDAVRISKEARRRSDAIATARLKKREPATAEPQTLASRVRESISSRFGLKQASSTPQCAPISDDSAKELQKSKEFISTKDKSESEKRPGKSAVSLRECEPPLPSIPDNFLVPDSEPAIQVALNPFDTKLAKVVSDNAEASNYEATEKPCYTQSGLTEVCVN, from the exons ATGGCACAGCTCTCCCAGAAGGGTGGGCTGTGCAACATGAAGATGTTATTGTTGGCTGTTATTTTCTGTCTCCTTTCGCCTGTTGCTGCAAATGTGTTGGTGTCTTCAGAGCACAAGACTTTGATGCCAGTGAAGGACCACCCTATTCTGAACAACCCTGATGCTACAAAAGAACAAGTTGATAGTTTACGGGTGAAAGACTATTCTTCTCCAG AGCACAAGCCGTTGATGCCAGTGAAGGACcactctgttcagaacaaccctgaTGCTACAAAAGAGACCAATTTTAAGTCATTGCTGGAACAACTTGAGAGTTTACGGGTGAAAGACGATTCTTCTCCAGGTAACGTGGGCCAGTTGACAAAAGGATATTCCTCAAAAAATGTCAAAGACCCCCCGGACTTTGTAGAGTCCCTGCCCCTGATTTCTGTTCCAGAGCACAAGCCGTTGATGCCAGTGAAGGACcactctgttcagaacaaccctgaTGCTACAAAAGAGACCAATTTTAAGTCATTGCTGGAACAACTTGAGAGTTTACGGGTGAAAGACGATTCTTCTCCAGGTAACGTGGGCCAGTTGACAAAAGGAtattcctcaaaaaattctaaagaGCCCTCGGAGCTTGTAGAGCCCCTGATTTCTGTTCCAGAGCACAGGCCTTTGATGCCAGTGAAGGACCACCCTGTTCAGGACATCCCCAATGTTGCAAAATGGACCAAAATGGTGCAAGTGGACCAGATGCTGGAACAACTTCAGAGGATGAAAGATGATACTTTCCCAGGTAAAGCTAAAGTCCCACAGATGCTTGTGGAGAAACGTATTCCTTATCTACAGGCTTACAAGCAAAAAGCATTGCAAGGTGACAACAACGTCTTCAAAGAAAATCTTCAGGCTCCAGCTCCAAAAGCTCAGAAGAGCACCCTGAAGATCAAACCCAGAGTCAACATATTGACTGACCCTTCTTACTCCGAGCCACTTGTGAAGGTGAACCTGATTTTGGGGCTCGTTTTCTATGGCTTCATCGTAATAGTGGTTCTCTATGATGCTGTGAGAATCTCCAAGGAGGCTAGAAGGCGATCTGATGCTATTGCCACTGCCAGGTTGAAGAAAAGGGAACCAGCCACCGCTGAACCACAGACACTGGCATCCAGAGTTCGGGAGAGCATCTCTTCACGGTTTGGTTTGAAACAAGCATCATCCACACCACAGTGTGCCCCCATTTCTGACGATTCTGCAAAAGAGTTGCAGAAGTCAAAGGAGTTCATCTCCACTAAGGACAAATCTGAGTCGGAAAAGAGACCTGGAAAGAGTGCTGTCAGCCTGAGAGAGTGTGAGCCGCCTCTGCCTAGCATCCCAGATAACTTCCTTGTGCCTGACTCTGAGCCTGCCATCCAGGTGGCATTGAACCCATTCGACACCAAGCTAGCCAAAGTTGTATCTGACAATGCTGAGGCATCCAACTACGAGGCAACCGAGAAGCCCTGCTACACACAGTCTGGGCTCACTGAGGTTTGCGTCAATTAA